A region from the Micrococcus cohnii genome encodes:
- the tkt gene encoding transketolase produces MAELPVPLDRLRPAREYVYESQDKAMVDTLRVLAADAVEHAGHGHPGTAMSLAPVAWQLFQNVMHLDPRDPHWPGRDRFILSAGHASLTLYLQLFAAGAGLELDDIRALRTEGSKTPGHPEVHHTDHVEMTTGPLGQGLATAVGFAYDQRRLRGLLDPDTAAGASPFDHHVFVIASDGDIQEGVTNEAASLAGHQRLGNLVVVYDANRISIEDDTDVAFTEDVAQRYRALGWQVLDVDFTGGTEGHEVPHYREDPRSLYDALARAKRTTDAPTLIRLRTVIGWPAPTKQNTGGVHGAALGAEELAATKRALGFDPQESFAVDPALLERSRRLRERAAVRRADWEQALQRWRAERPEAARLYDRLREQRLPEGFDAAFPTWNADEKSVATRAASGQVLSALAEVMPELWGGSADLAGSNNTTMAGEPSFLPADRQTAAFRGGPHGRTLHFGIREFAAACIVNGIALGGLTRAYAGTFLTFSDYQRPALRLAALMGTPSVHVWTHDSIGLGEDGPTHQPVEHLAALRAIPGLDVVRPADANETAWAWHTVLGRRGRPAGIVLSRQALPVLPRADLDGGAEACASAAGTARGAYVLQEARDVEGHTSAPRVLLIATGSEVQVAVQARNRLQQEGVPTRVVSAPCLEWFVDQDEAYRHHVLPEGPDAPVRISIEAGIAQGWHEYTVTSTSRGARISLEHYGESAPGTRLMEKYGFTQAHVVDTARRLLDEQARHGAEHPVRTEKDHT; encoded by the coding sequence ATGGCTGAGCTTCCTGTCCCCCTGGACCGCCTCCGCCCGGCGCGCGAGTACGTGTACGAGAGCCAGGACAAGGCCATGGTGGACACCCTGCGGGTGCTCGCGGCCGACGCCGTCGAACATGCCGGGCACGGGCATCCGGGCACCGCGATGTCGCTCGCCCCCGTGGCCTGGCAGCTGTTCCAGAACGTCATGCACCTCGACCCCCGCGACCCGCACTGGCCCGGTCGCGACCGCTTCATCCTCTCGGCCGGGCATGCGTCCCTGACGCTGTACCTGCAGCTGTTCGCCGCCGGCGCCGGGCTCGAGCTCGACGACATCCGGGCGCTGCGGACCGAGGGCTCCAAGACGCCGGGGCATCCCGAGGTCCACCACACCGACCACGTCGAGATGACCACCGGGCCACTCGGCCAGGGACTGGCCACCGCCGTCGGCTTCGCCTATGACCAGCGCCGCCTGCGGGGCCTGCTGGACCCCGACACCGCGGCGGGCGCCTCGCCCTTCGACCACCATGTCTTCGTCATCGCCTCCGACGGCGACATTCAGGAAGGCGTCACGAACGAGGCCGCCTCGCTCGCCGGTCACCAGCGTCTGGGCAATCTCGTCGTCGTCTACGACGCCAACCGGATCTCGATCGAGGACGACACGGACGTGGCGTTCACCGAGGATGTGGCGCAGCGCTACCGTGCGCTGGGCTGGCAGGTGCTCGATGTGGACTTCACCGGCGGCACCGAGGGCCACGAGGTGCCTCACTACCGAGAGGACCCACGCTCCCTCTACGACGCTCTGGCACGGGCGAAGCGGACGACCGATGCCCCGACGCTGATTCGGCTGCGCACTGTGATCGGCTGGCCCGCTCCCACCAAGCAGAACACCGGTGGCGTTCACGGCGCCGCGCTCGGCGCCGAGGAGCTGGCCGCGACCAAGCGCGCTCTCGGCTTCGACCCGCAGGAGAGCTTCGCGGTCGATCCCGCCCTGCTCGAGCGTTCCCGGCGGCTGCGTGAGCGGGCGGCGGTGCGGCGCGCCGACTGGGAGCAGGCGCTGCAGCGCTGGCGCGCCGAGCGACCCGAGGCCGCGCGGCTGTATGACCGGCTGCGAGAGCAGCGCCTGCCCGAAGGCTTCGACGCCGCTTTCCCGACCTGGAACGCCGATGAGAAGAGCGTGGCGACCCGTGCCGCCTCCGGGCAGGTGCTCTCCGCGCTGGCCGAGGTGATGCCCGAGCTGTGGGGCGGCTCGGCGGATCTGGCCGGATCGAACAACACCACGATGGCCGGCGAGCCCTCGTTCCTTCCAGCCGATCGGCAGACGGCAGCGTTCCGCGGCGGTCCGCACGGACGCACCCTGCACTTCGGGATCCGCGAGTTCGCCGCCGCCTGCATCGTCAACGGGATCGCCCTGGGCGGGCTGACCCGTGCCTACGCCGGCACGTTCCTGACTTTCTCCGACTACCAGAGGCCTGCCCTGCGGCTGGCGGCACTGATGGGCACCCCGAGCGTGCACGTGTGGACGCACGACTCCATCGGCCTGGGCGAGGACGGACCGACCCACCAGCCGGTCGAGCACCTGGCCGCGCTGCGGGCGATCCCGGGTTTGGACGTCGTGCGACCGGCCGACGCCAACGAGACCGCGTGGGCGTGGCACACCGTGCTCGGCCGCCGCGGGCGTCCGGCCGGGATCGTGCTGTCCCGGCAGGCGCTGCCCGTCCTGCCCCGCGCCGACCTCGACGGCGGGGCCGAGGCCTGCGCGAGCGCCGCGGGCACGGCGCGCGGGGCCTACGTGCTTCAGGAGGCCCGTGATGTCGAGGGCCACACGAGCGCGCCCCGGGTGCTGCTGATCGCCACCGGGTCCGAGGTGCAGGTCGCCGTGCAGGCCCGCAACCGCCTGCAGCAGGAGGGGGTGCCGACCCGCGTCGTCTCGGCGCCCTGCCTCGAGTGGTTCGTCGACCAGGACGAGGCCTATCGGCACCACGTCCTGCCGGAGGGTCCCGACGCGCCGGTGCGGATCTCGATCGAGGCGGGCATCGCTCAGGGCTGGCATGAGTACACCGTGACCAGCACCAGCCGGGGCGCGCGCATCAGCCTGGAACATTACGGCGAGTCGGCCCCTGGCACGCGGCTCATGGAGAAGTACGGTTTCACGCAGGCCCACGTCGTGGACACGGCGCGGCGCCTGCTCGACGAGCAGGCCCGGCACGGCGCCGAGCACCCCGTCCGCACCGAGAAGGACCACACATGA
- the tal gene encoding transaldolase: MNTEKTAPRSPDPHTRALSQAGVSLWLDDLSRTRLQNGDLANLVTTRQISGVTTNPTIFQKALTDAEAYLPQLQELAARGTDAATAVHELTCRDVAQAADVLAPVHERTGGRDGFVSIEVDPRLAQDPSATVTQAQRLAAAIDRENLMVKIPATQACLPAITEVLAAGISVNVTLIFSLPRVREVVNAWLAGLERARTAGRDLRRIHAVASLFVSRVDTEVDTRLRRLGADESLFRGAGLANARLAHRIIVESAQTERWRLLAAAGAPALRPLWASTSVKDPALPADAYVSGLAAPNTVITLPEATLHAVAEHGVRLSAADEDARAVGYAAADAHLDAVGRAGVDYSDVVDTLEGAGIAAFVAAWEAMLDTAEQGLARARDEASGPSDSPAAS, encoded by the coding sequence ATGAACACCGAGAAGACCGCACCACGCTCACCTGACCCGCACACGCGCGCTCTGAGCCAGGCCGGGGTGTCCCTCTGGCTGGATGATCTGTCGCGGACCCGTCTGCAGAACGGCGACCTGGCGAACCTCGTGACGACGCGCCAGATCAGCGGGGTGACGACGAACCCGACGATCTTCCAGAAGGCCCTGACCGACGCCGAGGCCTATCTGCCGCAGCTGCAAGAACTCGCCGCGCGCGGCACGGACGCGGCCACCGCGGTGCACGAGCTGACCTGCCGTGACGTCGCGCAGGCAGCCGATGTGCTGGCGCCGGTGCACGAGCGCACCGGCGGCCGAGACGGGTTCGTCTCGATCGAGGTCGACCCCCGTCTGGCCCAGGACCCGAGCGCCACCGTCACCCAGGCCCAGCGGCTGGCCGCCGCGATCGACCGGGAGAACCTCATGGTGAAGATCCCGGCCACGCAGGCGTGCCTGCCGGCGATCACCGAGGTCCTGGCCGCCGGGATCAGCGTCAACGTGACCCTGATCTTCTCTCTGCCGCGTGTCCGCGAGGTCGTCAACGCCTGGCTGGCCGGGCTGGAGAGGGCCCGCACCGCGGGGCGGGACCTGCGCCGGATCCACGCCGTCGCGTCCCTGTTCGTCTCGCGCGTGGACACGGAGGTGGACACTCGTCTGCGGCGACTCGGCGCCGACGAGTCCCTGTTCCGCGGCGCCGGCCTGGCCAACGCCCGACTCGCCCACCGCATCATCGTCGAGTCTGCGCAGACCGAACGGTGGCGCCTGCTGGCCGCCGCCGGCGCCCCGGCCCTGCGTCCTCTGTGGGCCTCGACCAGCGTCAAGGACCCCGCCCTGCCCGCCGACGCCTACGTCAGTGGTCTGGCGGCGCCGAACACCGTGATCACGCTGCCCGAGGCGACGCTGCACGCCGTGGCCGAGCACGGAGTTCGCCTGTCCGCCGCTGATGAGGACGCTCGCGCCGTCGGCTACGCGGCCGCCGACGCGCACCTGGACGCGGTCGGTCGTGCCGGCGTCGACTACTCCGACGTCGTCGACACGCTCGAGGGCGCGGGGATTGCCGCATTCGTCGCCGCGTGGGAGGCCATGCTGGACACCGCCGAACAGGGTCTGGCCCGTGCCCGCGACGAGGCCTCTGGCCCCTCCGACTCCCCCGCCGCGTCCTAG
- a CDS encoding phosphoglycerate kinase, which produces MTAQTLKDLLATDVAGRTVLIRSDLNVPLEGTTVTDDGRIRASLPAIRDLAEAGAKVIVMAHLGRPKGTVDPAFSLAPVAARMSELLGREVRLAADVTGQDARAQATALSSGEVLLLENVRFDPRETSKDDAQRAELAAEMAALAGEDGAYVGDAFGAVHRKHASVFDVAAQLPAHQGPLVATELQVLTRLTETPEREYVVVLGGSKVSDKLAVIDNLLDTADTLLIGGGMVFTFLAAQGHRVGSSLLEEDQLETVKEYLRRSEQGAARILLPTDIVMASGFAKDAEHEVLPVDALTTGAHGDAAMGLDIGPDSARAFAAQIREAKTVFWNGPMGVFEFEAFAAGTRTVAESLTEATANGGLSVVGGGDSAAAVRTLGFQDDAFGHISTGGGASLEYLEGKQLPGVAALTGSEA; this is translated from the coding sequence ATGACCGCCCAGACCCTGAAGGACCTTCTCGCCACGGACGTCGCAGGACGCACCGTGCTGATCCGCTCCGACCTCAATGTGCCGCTCGAGGGCACGACGGTCACCGACGACGGCCGCATCCGCGCCTCGTTGCCGGCGATCCGGGACCTGGCCGAGGCCGGGGCGAAGGTCATCGTCATGGCTCATCTGGGTCGCCCGAAGGGCACCGTCGACCCGGCGTTCTCGCTCGCCCCCGTCGCCGCCCGGATGAGCGAGCTGCTCGGCCGCGAGGTGCGCCTGGCCGCCGACGTCACGGGACAGGACGCTCGCGCCCAGGCCACCGCGCTCAGCTCAGGTGAGGTCCTGCTGCTCGAGAACGTGCGCTTCGACCCCCGCGAGACCTCCAAGGACGACGCCCAGCGCGCGGAGCTGGCCGCCGAGATGGCAGCACTGGCGGGCGAGGATGGCGCCTACGTGGGCGATGCCTTCGGCGCGGTGCACCGTAAGCACGCCTCGGTGTTCGACGTCGCGGCCCAGCTGCCGGCCCATCAGGGCCCGCTCGTGGCGACCGAACTGCAGGTGCTCACCCGTCTCACCGAGACTCCCGAGCGCGAGTACGTCGTGGTGCTCGGCGGTTCCAAGGTCTCGGACAAGCTCGCCGTGATCGACAACCTGCTCGACACGGCCGACACCCTGCTGATCGGCGGTGGCATGGTCTTCACGTTCCTCGCCGCCCAGGGCCATCGGGTCGGCTCCTCGCTGCTGGAGGAGGACCAGCTCGAGACGGTCAAGGAGTACCTGCGCCGTTCGGAACAGGGTGCCGCTCGGATCCTGCTGCCGACGGACATCGTCATGGCCTCCGGGTTCGCCAAGGACGCCGAGCATGAGGTGCTCCCGGTCGACGCGCTCACCACCGGCGCGCACGGCGACGCGGCCATGGGCCTGGACATCGGCCCGGACTCGGCCCGTGCGTTCGCCGCGCAGATCCGCGAGGCCAAGACCGTGTTCTGGAACGGCCCGATGGGCGTGTTCGAGTTCGAGGCGTTCGCGGCGGGCACCCGGACGGTCGCAGAGTCCCTGACCGAGGCCACCGCGAACGGCGGGCTGTCCGTCGTCGGCGGTGGCGACTCCGCGGCGGCCGTGCGCACACTGGGCTTCCAGGACGATGCCTTCGGCCATATCTCCACCGGCGGCGGCGCTTCGCTCGAGTACCTCGAGGGCAAGCAGCTGCCCGGCGTGGCCGCCCTGACCGGTTCGGAGGCCTGA
- a CDS encoding glucose-6-phosphate dehydrogenase assembly protein OpcA: MKILMEDTTTSKVAKRITALREASGVVTLGRVLTLVISTDEPGLESALTAANAASLEHPCRIILLALGDPDGPDRLDAELRVGGDAGASDVVILRGSGANARPDESLVAALLLPDAPIVVWWPGEAPAVPSETPLGRLAHRRITDTAAAPHAERGLWRRRDGHRAGDTDMAWTRLTLWRIQVAAILDDLDPASVESVTVDGAPDSPSTLLLASWLALCLSVPVTIAHSKRGHGIRAVRLRRRAGDVVLSRSQSEVAKLYQQGRPVQRISLPRRTDQDCLAEEMRRLDPDEILGDVLSRGLPGTDLKAVQASER, encoded by the coding sequence GTGAAGATCCTGATGGAGGACACCACCACCTCGAAGGTGGCCAAGCGGATCACCGCGCTGCGCGAGGCCAGCGGGGTCGTCACGCTCGGCCGCGTGCTCACCCTGGTGATCAGCACCGACGAGCCCGGGCTCGAATCCGCGCTGACCGCGGCCAACGCGGCCTCCCTGGAGCATCCGTGCCGGATCATCCTGCTCGCTCTCGGCGACCCCGACGGCCCGGACCGTCTCGACGCCGAGCTGCGTGTCGGCGGGGACGCCGGCGCCTCCGACGTGGTGATCCTGCGCGGCTCCGGCGCCAACGCCCGCCCCGACGAGTCACTGGTGGCCGCTCTGCTGCTGCCGGACGCGCCGATCGTCGTGTGGTGGCCCGGCGAGGCGCCCGCGGTCCCGTCCGAGACCCCGCTCGGCCGTCTGGCCCACCGACGCATCACGGACACCGCGGCCGCGCCCCACGCCGAACGCGGCCTGTGGCGTCGACGTGACGGGCACCGGGCCGGGGACACGGACATGGCCTGGACCCGTTTAACGCTCTGGCGCATCCAGGTCGCGGCCATTCTCGACGATCTGGACCCCGCGTCCGTCGAGTCGGTCACCGTCGACGGCGCCCCGGACTCTCCCTCGACTCTGCTGCTGGCCTCCTGGCTGGCGCTGTGCCTGTCGGTGCCCGTCACGATCGCCCATTCGAAGCGAGGCCACGGAATCCGTGCGGTGCGGCTGCGGCGGCGCGCGGGCGACGTCGTGCTCTCCCGCAGCCAGTCGGAGGTGGCCAAGCTCTACCAGCAGGGGCGGCCCGTGCAGCGAATCTCCCTGCCCCGACGCACCGACCAGGACTGTCTCGCCGAGGAGATGCGGCGCCTGGACCCCGACGAGATCCTCGGCGACGTGCTCAGCCGGGGGTTGCCCGGCACAGATCTGAAGGCGGTGCAGGCCAGTGAACGCTGA
- the zwf gene encoding glucose-6-phosphate dehydrogenase, whose protein sequence is MHANPLRDPRDRRLTRIAGPSSLVLFGVTGDLARKKLLPAMYDLAGRGLLPPGFSLVGFGRRDWSDEQFAEYVRAAVEAGARTPFNETVWHQFSGGLRFISGAFDDDAAYARLVDVLGELESSRGTRANTAFYLSIPPSWFEEVCRQLAEAGLAVHSQDPQAPWRRVVIEKPFGHDLASAQELNAVIERVFPPESVFRIDHYLGKETVQNILAFRFANRMFEPLWSAEHVDHVQITMAEDIGIGGRASYYDGVGAARDVIQNHLLQLLALTAMEEPISFHADHLRAEKEKVLAAVEVPDTPEGLHASSARGQYTSGWQGGEQVTGFLDEEGFNPASTTETFAALKVGIRTRRWQGVPFYLRAGKRLGRRVTEIAVVFKQPPHLLFPPHPGDAFGQNTIVIRVQPDEGVTMRFASKVPGTQSEVRDVTMDFGYGHAFTEDSPEAYERLILDVLLGEPPLFPRQQEVELSWRIVDPFERHWESLQTQPEPYQPGSWGPESAHELLARDGRSWRRP, encoded by the coding sequence ATGCACGCCAATCCTCTCCGTGACCCGCGCGACCGCCGCCTCACCCGCATCGCGGGTCCCTCATCTCTGGTCCTGTTCGGGGTGACCGGCGACCTGGCCCGCAAGAAGCTGCTGCCGGCCATGTACGACCTCGCCGGCCGCGGCCTGCTGCCACCGGGTTTCTCGCTCGTCGGCTTCGGCCGGCGTGACTGGAGCGACGAGCAGTTCGCCGAGTACGTCCGAGCCGCCGTCGAGGCCGGTGCCCGGACCCCCTTCAACGAGACTGTGTGGCACCAGTTCTCCGGCGGGCTGCGCTTCATCTCCGGCGCTTTCGATGACGACGCGGCCTACGCACGGCTCGTGGACGTGCTCGGTGAACTCGAGTCCTCCCGGGGCACGCGCGCCAACACCGCCTTCTACCTCTCCATCCCGCCGAGCTGGTTCGAGGAGGTGTGCCGTCAGCTGGCCGAGGCGGGCCTGGCGGTGCATTCGCAGGACCCGCAGGCCCCGTGGCGGCGGGTGGTCATCGAGAAGCCCTTCGGCCACGATCTGGCCAGCGCCCAGGAGCTCAATGCCGTCATCGAACGCGTGTTCCCACCCGAGTCGGTGTTTCGCATCGACCACTATCTGGGCAAGGAGACCGTCCAGAACATCCTGGCCTTCCGGTTCGCCAACCGGATGTTCGAGCCGCTGTGGAGCGCCGAGCACGTGGACCACGTGCAGATCACGATGGCCGAGGACATCGGCATCGGCGGGCGCGCGTCGTATTACGACGGCGTGGGGGCGGCCCGCGACGTCATCCAGAACCATCTGCTGCAGCTGCTGGCGCTGACGGCCATGGAGGAGCCCATCTCCTTCCACGCTGACCACCTGCGCGCGGAGAAGGAGAAGGTCCTGGCGGCCGTCGAGGTGCCGGACACCCCCGAGGGACTGCACGCGTCCAGCGCCCGCGGACAGTACACCTCCGGTTGGCAGGGCGGGGAGCAGGTCACCGGGTTCCTCGACGAGGAGGGGTTCAACCCCGCCTCCACGACCGAGACATTCGCCGCGCTGAAGGTCGGCATCCGCACCCGCCGCTGGCAGGGTGTGCCCTTCTACCTGCGGGCGGGCAAGCGTCTGGGCCGCCGGGTCACGGAGATCGCGGTGGTCTTCAAGCAGCCGCCGCATCTGCTGTTCCCGCCGCATCCCGGCGACGCCTTCGGGCAGAACACCATCGTGATCCGCGTCCAGCCCGACGAGGGCGTGACGATGCGGTTCGCCTCGAAGGTCCCCGGCACACAGTCCGAGGTCCGCGACGTGACGATGGACTTCGGCTACGGGCACGCGTTCACCGAGGACTCCCCCGAGGCGTACGAGCGGCTCATCCTCGACGTGCTGCTCGGCGAGCCGCCGCTGTTCCCCCGGCAGCAGGAGGTCGAGCTGTCCTGGCGGATCGTGGATCCGTTCGAACGGCACTGGGAATCGCTGCAGACACAGCCAGAGCCGTATCAGCCCGGTTCCTGGGGCCCCGAATCCGCCCATGAGCTGCTGGCCCGCGACGGACGATCCTGGAGGCGCCCGTGA
- the pgl gene encoding 6-phosphogluconolactonase: MNAEIRHVHPDRGALATACAQELLAVAGRAVAERGRADLVLTGGSTGIAVVAALPECPAVGDIDFSRVHFWFGDERWVPTAHEDRNDQQAMDAGLAELMRLTARTPRALRAPNVHRFPARSDSADLDTAARQAATALTPTPAFDVVLLGMGPDAHVASLFPGHPGLDAAGMPVVAVRQSPKPPSERLSLTLEAIGAADQVWFTVAGADKADAVASVVAAREAGRRDPALPASLVDGRRRTVWWLDEAAAG; encoded by the coding sequence GTGAACGCTGAGATCCGACATGTCCATCCCGATCGTGGCGCGCTGGCGACCGCGTGCGCGCAGGAGCTGCTCGCCGTGGCCGGCCGTGCTGTCGCCGAACGTGGCCGCGCCGACCTGGTGCTCACCGGTGGCAGCACGGGCATCGCGGTCGTCGCGGCCCTGCCCGAGTGCCCCGCGGTCGGTGACATCGACTTCTCGCGGGTGCACTTCTGGTTCGGTGACGAAAGATGGGTGCCGACCGCGCACGAGGACCGCAACGACCAGCAGGCGATGGACGCCGGTCTGGCCGAGCTGATGCGGCTCACCGCCCGCACGCCGCGCGCGCTGCGGGCCCCGAACGTGCATCGGTTCCCCGCGCGCTCCGATTCCGCGGACCTGGACACCGCCGCGCGCCAGGCGGCCACCGCCCTGACGCCGACACCCGCATTCGACGTGGTGCTGCTGGGCATGGGTCCGGACGCACACGTGGCGAGCCTGTTTCCCGGCCACCCGGGCCTGGACGCCGCGGGCATGCCCGTCGTCGCCGTCCGCCAGTCGCCGAAGCCCCCGTCTGAGCGCCTGTCCCTGACGCTCGAGGCGATCGGTGCCGCGGACCAGGTGTGGTTCACGGTGGCGGGTGCAGACAAGGCCGACGCGGTCGCGTCCGTGGTGGCCGCACGTGAGGCCGGCCGTCGTGACCCCGCTCTGCCGGCCTCCCTCGTGGATGGGCGCCGCCGCACCGTGTGGTGGCTCGATGAGGCCGCCGCCGGCTGA
- a CDS encoding glucose-6-phosphate isomerase: MSTFGLSATGDALAAIDRHVDALVAERFASRLGDHDATLWGPEAEQEASIRLGWLDAVDVSRPLPQRISQLRKELAAEGVDRVLLAGMGGSSLAPEVIAATEGVALTVLDSTDPQQVAAALTDLERTVLVVSSKSGSTVETDSQRRIVTEAMTRAGLDAASRTVVVTDPGSPLARTAADEGCRAVFEADPHVGGRFSALTAFGLVPAGLAGADVESLLDDAEAVLDLVLEDAPENPALQLGAALGGTEPLRDKLLITEDGTSIVGFGDWAEQLLAESTGKSGTGLLPVVAEVEAPEATTGAADVLRIVLGEDADGAVMPEHGVRVWGRLGAQLLVWEAATAVAGRLLGINPFDQPDVEAAKSAARGLLDAPAEQQDPGIEVDGVRVTGLPDGSRPADLTEALRRLLDRLGEHGYLAIHAYLDRQADSAAADLRPALARAAGRPVTFGWGPRFLHSTGQLHKGGPATGVFLQITADAEPDLMVPGQPFGLNRLIAAQARGDAAVLREQGRPVLSLHLTDRAAGLAAVRRAVDTL; this comes from the coding sequence ATGAGCACCTTCGGCCTCAGCGCCACCGGAGACGCCCTCGCCGCCATCGACCGTCACGTCGACGCGCTCGTCGCCGAGCGGTTCGCCTCACGCCTGGGCGACCACGACGCGACCCTGTGGGGCCCTGAGGCCGAGCAGGAGGCCTCGATCCGCCTCGGCTGGCTCGACGCCGTCGACGTGTCCCGCCCGCTGCCGCAGCGAATCAGCCAGCTGCGCAAGGAGCTCGCCGCCGAGGGCGTCGACCGCGTCCTGCTGGCCGGGATGGGCGGCTCATCGCTGGCTCCTGAGGTCATCGCCGCGACCGAGGGCGTCGCGCTGACGGTGCTCGACTCGACCGACCCGCAGCAGGTGGCCGCCGCCCTCACCGACCTGGAGCGCACGGTGCTCGTGGTCTCCTCGAAGTCCGGCTCGACGGTCGAAACCGATTCGCAGCGGCGGATCGTCACGGAGGCGATGACGCGCGCCGGTCTCGATGCCGCCTCCCGCACCGTCGTGGTCACCGACCCGGGATCCCCCCTGGCGCGGACGGCGGCCGACGAAGGCTGTCGCGCCGTGTTCGAGGCCGATCCTCACGTCGGCGGTCGGTTCTCCGCCCTGACCGCGTTCGGTCTCGTGCCGGCGGGGTTGGCCGGGGCCGATGTGGAGAGCCTGCTCGATGACGCAGAAGCCGTGCTCGATCTCGTGCTCGAGGACGCGCCCGAGAACCCGGCCCTGCAGTTGGGCGCCGCGCTCGGGGGAACCGAACCTCTGCGCGACAAACTCCTGATCACCGAGGACGGCACCTCGATCGTCGGCTTCGGGGACTGGGCCGAGCAGCTGCTGGCCGAGTCCACCGGCAAGTCCGGAACCGGGCTGCTTCCCGTCGTCGCCGAAGTCGAGGCACCGGAGGCCACCACGGGGGCGGCGGACGTGCTGCGCATCGTGCTGGGCGAGGACGCCGACGGTGCGGTCATGCCCGAGCACGGCGTGCGCGTCTGGGGGCGCCTCGGTGCGCAGCTGCTCGTGTGGGAGGCCGCGACCGCCGTCGCTGGCCGTCTGCTGGGCATCAACCCGTTCGACCAGCCCGACGTCGAGGCGGCCAAGTCTGCGGCCCGCGGCCTGCTCGACGCGCCCGCGGAGCAGCAGGATCCGGGCATCGAGGTCGACGGCGTCCGCGTCACGGGCCTGCCCGACGGGTCCCGGCCCGCCGACCTGACCGAGGCGCTGCGCCGGCTGCTCGACCGGCTTGGCGAGCACGGCTACCTCGCGATTCACGCCTATCTGGACCGACAGGCCGACTCGGCGGCCGCTGACCTGCGCCCCGCGCTGGCCCGGGCGGCCGGTCGGCCCGTGACCTTCGGCTGGGGTCCGCGGTTCCTGCACTCCACCGGACAGCTGCACAAGGGCGGGCCGGCCACGGGCGTGTTCCTGCAGATCACCGCGGACGCCGAACCGGACCTGATGGTCCCCGGCCAACCGTTCGGCCTCAATCGGCTCATCGCTGCGCAGGCCCGCGGCGACGCCGCGGTGCTGCGAGAGCAGGGCCGCCCCGTCCTGAGCCTGCACCTGACCGATCGCGCCGCCGGGCTGGCGGCGGTGCGCCGCGCCGTCGACACCCTCTGA
- the tpiA gene encoding triose-phosphate isomerase yields the protein MAAQQRVPLIAGNWKMNKDHLEAVTLVQQVAWQLGDADHDPERVEVAVFPPFTDLRSVQTLVSGDRLDLAYGAQDLSPESSGAFTGDVSGQFLARLGCRYVIVGHSERRTIHGEDDALVARKVAAAVEHGVIPVLCVGEGLDVRQAGRHVEHTLAQLDAALADLTVEHISQIVVAYEPVWAIGTGEVASAADAQQMCAALRQRIEELTNAETADTVRLLYGGSVKSSSAPELLAQQDVDGALVGGASLDADEFVRIVQFDTAV from the coding sequence ATGGCGGCGCAGCAGCGTGTCCCGCTCATCGCGGGCAACTGGAAGATGAACAAGGACCACCTCGAGGCCGTCACGCTCGTGCAGCAGGTGGCCTGGCAGCTCGGCGACGCCGACCACGACCCCGAGCGCGTCGAGGTGGCGGTGTTCCCGCCGTTCACCGACCTGCGCAGCGTCCAGACGCTGGTGAGCGGGGATCGTCTGGACCTGGCCTACGGTGCGCAGGACCTCTCGCCCGAGAGCTCCGGCGCGTTCACGGGCGACGTCTCGGGGCAGTTCCTGGCACGGCTGGGCTGCCGCTACGTGATCGTCGGCCACTCGGAGCGCCGCACCATCCATGGGGAGGACGACGCCCTGGTCGCCCGCAAGGTGGCGGCCGCCGTGGAGCACGGGGTAATTCCCGTGCTGTGCGTCGGCGAAGGACTGGACGTGCGTCAGGCCGGACGCCACGTCGAGCACACACTCGCCCAGCTCGACGCCGCACTCGCGGACCTCACTGTCGAGCACATCAGCCAGATCGTCGTCGCCTATGAGCCGGTGTGGGCCATCGGCACCGGCGAGGTCGCGTCCGCGGCCGACGCACAGCAGATGTGCGCGGCCCTGCGGCAGCGGATTGAGGAGCTCACGAACGCCGAGACGGCGGACACCGTCCGTCTGCTGTACGGCGGGTCGGTGAAGTCCTCGAGTGCGCCCGAGCTGCTCGCGCAACAGGACGTGGATGGCGCACTCGTGGGCGGCGCCAGTCTGGACGCGGACGAGTTTGTTAGGATCGTGCAGTTCGACACGGCAGTTTGA
- the secG gene encoding preprotein translocase subunit SecG — protein MDGLLLVLKILVAVSSVFLILLILLHKGRGGGVSDMFGGGVSSSMSASGSSQKLLTRTTVTIAVLWAAMIVLIGVFSRLNVDS, from the coding sequence GTGGACGGCCTCCTGCTGGTCCTGAAGATCCTGGTCGCCGTCTCGAGCGTGTTCCTGATTCTGCTCATCCTGCTCCACAAGGGGCGTGGCGGCGGCGTCTCGGACATGTTCGGCGGTGGGGTGTCCTCGTCGATGAGCGCCTCTGGCAGCTCGCAGAAGCTGCTGACGCGCACGACCGTCACCATCGCGGTGCTCTGGGCGGCGATGATCGTACTGATCGGCGTGTTCAGCCGCCTCAACGTCGACTCCTGA